One region of Bombus affinis isolate iyBomAffi1 chromosome 3, iyBomAffi1.2, whole genome shotgun sequence genomic DNA includes:
- the LOC126914404 gene encoding orexin receptor type 2-like isoform X2, with amino-acid sequence MHPLELVIVGWLASVISTLVDAIDYLDDYSAMDYTDESDIDYNATNCTNSYCISNEEYVDRMINYIFPKFWDWVLIASHSVVFVVGLVGNALVCIAVYRNHSMRTVTNYFIVNLAVADFLVLLLCLPFTVLWDITETWFLGLTLCKAVPYLQTVSVTVSILTLTFISIDRWYAICFPLRFKSTTGRAKSAIIGIWAAALLFDIPDLVVLHTVPPTHIKIKTVLFTQCDISWSQRSQVAFTIVKLIFLYTGPLIFMSVAYWQIVKVLWRSNIPGHNLPSRASQMSQIPSTGGGNPEVQLRSRRKAAKMLVTVVITFAICYFPVHLLSVLRYTTTLPSNKWINAISLIAHGLCYFNSAVNPLIYNFMSGKFRQEFGRTFRECTPLNPTNDRRPNQQPSYAYMANECRSASQSRRERF; translated from the exons atgcatcCTCTTGAGTTAGTGATCGTGGGATGGCTGGCATCGGTGATATCCACGTTGGTCGATGCCATCGATTATTTGGACGACTACTCAGCGATGGATTACACCGACGAATCGGACATCGATTACAATGCCACGAATTGTACCAATAGTTATTGTATCTCAAACGAAGAGTACGTGGATCGtatgataaattatatattcCCCAAGTTTTGGGACTGGGTGTTGATCGCGTCGCATAGCGTTGTTTTCGTGGTCGGCCTAGTCGGGAATGCGCTAGTTTGTATCGCAGTTTACAGGAACCATTCTATGAGAACGGtgacaaattattttattgtcaATTTAGCTGTGGCCGATTTCCTAGTTTTATTGCTTTGTCTTCCGTTCACCGTACTGTGGGACATCACCGAAACCTGGTTTCTAGGTTTGACCTTGTGCAAAGCCGTGCCATATCTCCAG ACAGTGTCCGTGACCGTGAGCATATTGACCCTAACTTTCATATCGATAGATCGATGGTACGCTATATGCTTTCCCCTGAGATTTAAGTCCACCACTGGACGAGCAAAAAGTGCGATCATCGGGATTTGGGCGGCAGCCCTTCTATTTG ATATTCCAGATCTCGTGGTGTTGCATACCGTCCCACCTACGCACATCAAAATAAAGACCGTTTTATTCACGCAATGCGACATATCCTGGAGTCAAAGGAGCCAGGTCGCCTTTACTATCGTCAAACTAATTTTCCTTTATACCGGACCTTTGATCTTCATGAGCGTAGCCTATTGGCAGATTGTAAAAGTCCTTTGGAGGAGCAACATTCCAGGACATAATT TACCGTCACGAGCATCCCAGATGAGCCAGATTCCATCGACCGGTGGCGGAAATCCGGAAGTGCAGCTGAGATCTCGACGAAAGGCGGCAAAAATGTTAGTCACGGTGGTCATCACATTTGCGATTTGCTATTTCCCTGTGCACTTGCTCTCCGTTTTAAG GTATACCACCACATTACCATCCAATAAATGGATAAACGCCATCAGCTTAATCGCGCATGGCCTATGCTATTTCAATAGCGCGGTTAATCCTCTGATCTACAACTTCATGAGCG GTAAGTTCCGGCAGGAGTTTGGTCGTACATTCCGAGAATGCACGCCTTTGAACCCCACGAACGATCGCAGGCCAAACCAGCAACCCAGCTACGCTTACATGGCAAACGAATGTCGATCTGCATCGCAAAGTCGTCGAGAACGATTCTGA
- the LOC126914385 gene encoding protein CASC3-like isoform X2 yields the protein MSDTRRRRKSNQSCGSDDLSDSCEELNATKETQSSEQTDGHQDSECDIYPSDSDAESQDGALRESGDGQEEEKPQKKLDDDEDRRNPQYIPKRGTFYEHDDRTIDEVTDSAVESQNERETKEKKVWKDKEDRWDHDRYNDEEQAPKSHEELIAVYGYDIRNEEGPPRARRRRRYGRGPNKYTRNWEDEDAYGKPGSNVSNKNRKFNRSGEDFPALGTNKNASTHVEEPVISSAWYSSKNKSQNKVQNFPPLQAQGDSLKSKSSNTSNTHTNENKAPNEPTNPAWKKDTKHSSHIQSSNGNNGAGGDADKLINTKISSKDNNKRNVQESVSLAASRTRGRGFRTNANNNMVTNRTVEIKPKGRGIGLTITENKRNNIQNDDEQQITHDMKHVSVTDGTQYHQSGRHNKSFYGQSSNQQRSGTVPPRMQQQQPQQQQQQQQQSIQQQDGSANRPKRYSSLRQRSTVSDNPGSQNYPPQHGQHGQHNQHNQHGQHGQHGYFPPQGYPQGHFEQTTPVATATAPMTGQPVIPIPPNGQPASYAPPFLVPPPQFISPQTAPPSIINYVPGPNGPAFQPNFQGYQGYSPPVQPQRPPPPQELFQPQGCTYYSPAQQQQQQQQSAPMRRPKAAIPILPPPENQHQTSRGRGKPTQPQQTNQLGNTQQTEQGVKINSIESDQKTVPEQFDNIEIEQTETQETEKIDGSSAIANPVVENTEKDIKILDIETPVNLGDTTTDQLDDISANNSSKVIMKEENIISLKAMEPVIEKAKNDSNKVENTTTESTVVEEAAA from the exons ATGTCGGATACAAGACGACGACGAAAATCTAATCAGTCTTGTGGTTCTGATGACCTCTCGGACTCTTGTGAAGAATTAAACGCAACGAAAGAAACCCAG AGCAGCGAGCAAACTGATGGTCATCAGGATTCAGAATGTGATATCTATCCTTCTGATTCTGATGCTGAATCTCAAGATGGTGCATTGCGAGAAAGTGGAGATGggcaagaagaagaaaaaccGCAGAAAAAGCTGGATGATGATGAAGACAGACGTAATCCACAATATATCCCTAAAAGGGGAACATTTTATGAACATGATGATAGAACCATCGATGAAGTAACAGATAGTGCAGTTGAGTCACAAAATGAGAGAGAaaccaaagaaaaaaaagtatggAAAGATAAAGAAGATAGATGGGATCATGATCGATATAATGATGAAGAACAGGCACCAAAGAGCCATGAAGAATTAATAGCTGTTTATGGCTATGATATAAGAAATGAAGAAGGTCCACCTAGAgctagaagaagaagaagatatgg CCGTGGTCCTAACAAATATACGCGTAATTGGGAAGACGAAGATGCATATGGAAAGCCTGGAAGTAATGTTTCAAATAAGAATAGAAAGTTTAATAGAAGTGGAGAAGATTTTCCTGCTCTAGGAACAAATAAGAATGCTTCCACACATGTAGAAGAACCAGTAATTTCATCAGCTTGGTACAGTAGTAAGAATAAGTCACAGAATAAAGTACAAAATTTTCCACCTTTACAAGCTCAAGGTGATAGTCTGAAATCAAAATCTAGCAATACGTCTAATACTCATAC GAATGAAAATAAGGCTCCTAATGAACCTACAAATCCAGCTTGGAAAAAGGATACTAAACATTCGTCTCACATTCAGAGCAGTAATGGAAATAATGGAGCTGGTGGTGATGCAGATAAATTGATTAATACAAAGATATCTTCAAAAGATAATAACAAGAGGAACGTTCAAGAGTCTGTAAGCTTGGCAGCGAGTAGAACTCGTGGACGAGGATTcagaacaaatgctaataacAATATGGTCACCAATAGAACAGTTGAAATCAAACCAAAGGGACGCGGAATTGGATTGACTATCACTGAGaataagagaaataatataCAGAATGATGATGAGCAACAAATTACTCATGACATGAAACACGTTAGCGTTACTGATGGTACTCAATATCATCAAAGTGGAAGACATAATA AAAGCTTCTATGGACAGTCCTCAAATCAGCAGAGATCAGGAACAGTACCTCCAAGAATGCAGCAACAACAAccacagcagcaacaacaacaacaacaacaatcgATTCAGCAGCAAGATGGTTCTGCTAATAGGCCAAAACGTTATTCAAGTTTGCGACAGCGATCTACTGTTTCGGATAATCCAGGATCACAAAATTATCCACCACAACATGGGCAACATGGACAACACAATCAACACAATCAACATGGTCAGCATGGTCAACATGGATATTTTCCTCCTCAAG gATATCCACAAGGACATTTTGAGCAAACCACACCTGTTGCTACTGCAACCGCACCTATGACTGGTCAGCCTGTAATTCCTATACCACCTAATGGTCAACCTGCCAGTTATGCTCCACCATTTTTAGTACCGCCACCTCAGTTTATTTCTCCACAAACTGCTCCACCTAGTATAATTAATTACGTTCCTGGTCCAAATGGACCAGCATTTCAACCAAATTTCCAAGGTTATCAAGGATATAGTCCACCAGTACAG cCACAACGTCCTCCACCTCCACAAGAATTGTTTCAACCACAAGGTTGTACTTACTATAGTCCAgcgcagcagcagcagcaacaacaacaatcgGCTCCAATGAGACGACCAAAAGCAGCTATTCCAATTCTTCCACCACCAGAGAATCAACATCAGACCAGTCGAGGAAGAGGTAAACCCACACAGCCACAACAAACAAATCAACTTGGTAATACACAACAGACTGAACAAGGAGTTAAAATTAACTCAATAGAAAGTGATCAGAAGACTGTGCCAGAACAGTTCGATAATATAGAAATTGAACAAACAGAAACTCAAGAAACAGAGAAAATCGACGGTTCGAGTGCAATAGCGAATCCTGTGGTTGAGAATAccgaaaaagatattaaaattctTGATATCGAAACACCAGTGAATTTGGGAGATACTACTACCGATCAATTAGACGATATAAGTGCTAATAATTCATCAAAAGTCATTATGAAGGAGGAAAATATTATTTCGCTTAAAGCTATGGAACCAGTCATTGAAAAGGCTAAAAATGATTCAAACAAAGTAGAAAATACAACGACTGAAAGTACAGTTGTTGAAGAAGCAGCAGCTTGA
- the LOC126914385 gene encoding protein CASC3-like isoform X1 produces MSDTRRRRKSNQSCGSDDLSDSCEELNATKETQSSEQTDGHQDSECDIYPSDSDAESQDGALRESGDGQEEEKPQKKLDDDEDRRNPQYIPKRGTFYEHDDRTIDEVTDSAVESQNERETKEKKVWKDKEDRWDHDRYNDEEQAPKSHEELIAVYGYDIRNEEGPPRARRRRRYGRGPNKYTRNWEDEDAYGKPGSNVSNKNRKFNRSGEDFPALGTNKNASTHVEEPVISSAWYSSKNKSQNKVQNFPPLQAQGDSLKSKSSNTSNTHTNENKAPNEPTNPAWKKDTKHSSHIQSSNGNNGAGGDADKLINTKISSKDNNKRNVQESVSLAASRTRGRGFRTNANNNMVTNRTVEIKPKGRGIGLTITENKRNNIQNDDEQQITHDMKHVSVTDGTQYHQSGRHNKSFYGQSSNQQRSGTVPPRMQQQQPQQQQQQQQQSIQQQDGSANRPKRYSSLRQRSTVSDNPGSQNYPPQHGQHGQHNQHNQHGQHGQHGYFPPQAGNSRGVLDSQGYPQGHFEQTTPVATATAPMTGQPVIPIPPNGQPASYAPPFLVPPPQFISPQTAPPSIINYVPGPNGPAFQPNFQGYQGYSPPVQPQRPPPPQELFQPQGCTYYSPAQQQQQQQQSAPMRRPKAAIPILPPPENQHQTSRGRGKPTQPQQTNQLGNTQQTEQGVKINSIESDQKTVPEQFDNIEIEQTETQETEKIDGSSAIANPVVENTEKDIKILDIETPVNLGDTTTDQLDDISANNSSKVIMKEENIISLKAMEPVIEKAKNDSNKVENTTTESTVVEEAAA; encoded by the exons ATGTCGGATACAAGACGACGACGAAAATCTAATCAGTCTTGTGGTTCTGATGACCTCTCGGACTCTTGTGAAGAATTAAACGCAACGAAAGAAACCCAG AGCAGCGAGCAAACTGATGGTCATCAGGATTCAGAATGTGATATCTATCCTTCTGATTCTGATGCTGAATCTCAAGATGGTGCATTGCGAGAAAGTGGAGATGggcaagaagaagaaaaaccGCAGAAAAAGCTGGATGATGATGAAGACAGACGTAATCCACAATATATCCCTAAAAGGGGAACATTTTATGAACATGATGATAGAACCATCGATGAAGTAACAGATAGTGCAGTTGAGTCACAAAATGAGAGAGAaaccaaagaaaaaaaagtatggAAAGATAAAGAAGATAGATGGGATCATGATCGATATAATGATGAAGAACAGGCACCAAAGAGCCATGAAGAATTAATAGCTGTTTATGGCTATGATATAAGAAATGAAGAAGGTCCACCTAGAgctagaagaagaagaagatatgg CCGTGGTCCTAACAAATATACGCGTAATTGGGAAGACGAAGATGCATATGGAAAGCCTGGAAGTAATGTTTCAAATAAGAATAGAAAGTTTAATAGAAGTGGAGAAGATTTTCCTGCTCTAGGAACAAATAAGAATGCTTCCACACATGTAGAAGAACCAGTAATTTCATCAGCTTGGTACAGTAGTAAGAATAAGTCACAGAATAAAGTACAAAATTTTCCACCTTTACAAGCTCAAGGTGATAGTCTGAAATCAAAATCTAGCAATACGTCTAATACTCATAC GAATGAAAATAAGGCTCCTAATGAACCTACAAATCCAGCTTGGAAAAAGGATACTAAACATTCGTCTCACATTCAGAGCAGTAATGGAAATAATGGAGCTGGTGGTGATGCAGATAAATTGATTAATACAAAGATATCTTCAAAAGATAATAACAAGAGGAACGTTCAAGAGTCTGTAAGCTTGGCAGCGAGTAGAACTCGTGGACGAGGATTcagaacaaatgctaataacAATATGGTCACCAATAGAACAGTTGAAATCAAACCAAAGGGACGCGGAATTGGATTGACTATCACTGAGaataagagaaataatataCAGAATGATGATGAGCAACAAATTACTCATGACATGAAACACGTTAGCGTTACTGATGGTACTCAATATCATCAAAGTGGAAGACATAATA AAAGCTTCTATGGACAGTCCTCAAATCAGCAGAGATCAGGAACAGTACCTCCAAGAATGCAGCAACAACAAccacagcagcaacaacaacaacaacaacaatcgATTCAGCAGCAAGATGGTTCTGCTAATAGGCCAAAACGTTATTCAAGTTTGCGACAGCGATCTACTGTTTCGGATAATCCAGGATCACAAAATTATCCACCACAACATGGGCAACATGGACAACACAATCAACACAATCAACATGGTCAGCATGGTCAACATGGATATTTTCCTCCTCAAG cTGGAAATTCAAGAGGTGTTTTAGATTCACAAG gATATCCACAAGGACATTTTGAGCAAACCACACCTGTTGCTACTGCAACCGCACCTATGACTGGTCAGCCTGTAATTCCTATACCACCTAATGGTCAACCTGCCAGTTATGCTCCACCATTTTTAGTACCGCCACCTCAGTTTATTTCTCCACAAACTGCTCCACCTAGTATAATTAATTACGTTCCTGGTCCAAATGGACCAGCATTTCAACCAAATTTCCAAGGTTATCAAGGATATAGTCCACCAGTACAG cCACAACGTCCTCCACCTCCACAAGAATTGTTTCAACCACAAGGTTGTACTTACTATAGTCCAgcgcagcagcagcagcaacaacaacaatcgGCTCCAATGAGACGACCAAAAGCAGCTATTCCAATTCTTCCACCACCAGAGAATCAACATCAGACCAGTCGAGGAAGAGGTAAACCCACACAGCCACAACAAACAAATCAACTTGGTAATACACAACAGACTGAACAAGGAGTTAAAATTAACTCAATAGAAAGTGATCAGAAGACTGTGCCAGAACAGTTCGATAATATAGAAATTGAACAAACAGAAACTCAAGAAACAGAGAAAATCGACGGTTCGAGTGCAATAGCGAATCCTGTGGTTGAGAATAccgaaaaagatattaaaattctTGATATCGAAACACCAGTGAATTTGGGAGATACTACTACCGATCAATTAGACGATATAAGTGCTAATAATTCATCAAAAGTCATTATGAAGGAGGAAAATATTATTTCGCTTAAAGCTATGGAACCAGTCATTGAAAAGGCTAAAAATGATTCAAACAAAGTAGAAAATACAACGACTGAAAGTACAGTTGTTGAAGAAGCAGCAGCTTGA
- the LOC126914398 gene encoding endoplasmic reticulum lectin 1 isoform X2 encodes MWKYCNVYIIIVLCTTFIVYGHDFRSFDDTVLFKINWPGKASSDLLESRTNVEPYIITTANKEQYQCLIVDNSEQEQGYNEPYNGPNPIEILSTLFKQNTCSYRVESYWSYELCHGRYARQYHEDRDGKKVKTQEYYLGTFDKLQELKLLAEYAERENIRKADIPVKKVDGINMPYIEVEMADGTVCDLTNKPRKIKVLYVCYQHGKHELFSLEEPSSCEYEVIVLSPWLCNHPDYKPQATGENEINCHPVENAPKKPRSLVAMEMESLKLRYQKVTDGEARVRVEIHPVGVTDKHNNIEDSLNSLADQGISPAEASPIKNFLSGKNCLHGGNGWWKYEFCYGRSVVQYHIERDGKKTIVNLGKFDKQKHLDWIAAHPHKRPKSPELRKQLSHFYSDGTICDKTGNPRQTEVKLKCVESHTASPSSVSLFLVEPKTCEYVLGVESPLICDILEYADENGFLSEKFDVNFDKLKTTAFHEYDDLDERIANGDD; translated from the exons atgtggaaatattgtaatgtttatattattatagtattgtGTACTACATTTATAGTATATGGACACGATTTCAGAAGTTTCGACGATACTgttctttttaaaattaattggcCGGGCAAAGCTAGCTCGGATTTATTA GAATCTAGAACAAATGTAGAACCTTATATTATAACAACTGCAAATAAGGAACAGTATCAATGCTTAATAGTTGATAATTCAGAACAAGAGCAAGGTTATAACGAACCATACAATGGGCCAAATCCAATAGAAATTTTATCAAcattatttaaacaaaatacTTGTTCTTATAGA GTTGAATCTTATTGGTCATATGAATTATGCCATGGACGATATGCACGTCAATATCATGAAGATAGAGATGGGAAGAAAGTGAAGACACAAGAATATTATTTGGGTACTTTTGATAAGTTGCAAGAGTTAAAGCTTTTAGCTGAGTatgcagaaagagaaaatattagGAAAGCAGATATACCAGTTAAAAAAGTTGATGGAATCAATATGCCATATATTGAAGTTGAAATGGCTGATGGCACAGTTTGTGACTTAACTAATAAACCACGAAAGATAAAAGTTCTTTATGTTTGTTATCAGCATGGAAAACATGAGCTGTTTTCGTTAGAAGAGCCATCTAGCTGTGAATATGAAGTTATTGTTCTTTCACCTTGGCTATGTAATCATCCTGATTACAAGCCCCAAGCTACAGGGGAAAATGAAATTAACTGTCATCCAGTTGAAAATGCACCAAAGAAGCCAAGATCTCTTGTTGCGATGGAGATGGAAAGTCTGAAACTTCGATATCAGAAAGTAACG GATGGTGAAGCACGTGTTAGAGTTGAAATACATCCTGTCGGTGTTACCGATAAACATAATAATATTGAAGACTCCCTAAATTCGTTAGCAGATCAAGGTATTAGTCCTGCGGAAGCGAGTCCCATAAAAAACTTTCTAAGCGGAAAGAATTGTTTACACGGG GGCAATGGATGGTGGAAGTATGAATTTTGTTATGGACGCTCTGTAGTTCAATATCATATTGAACGCGATGGTAAAAAGACCATAGTAAATCTTGGTAAATTCGATAAGCAAAAGCATTTGGACTGGATTGCTGCACATCCACATAAAAGACCAAAGTCTCCAGAATTGCGGAAACAGCTTTCCCATTTTTATAGCGATGGTACCATTTGCGATAAAACTGGGAATCCAAGACAAACAGaa GTGAAATTAAAATGTGTTGAAAGTCATACGGCCAGTCCATCGagtgtttctctttttctagtCGAACCGAAAACATGTGAGTACGTTTTAGGTGTGGAATCGCCATTGATCTGTGATATTTTAGAATACGCCGATGAAAATGGATTTCTCAGTGAAAAATTTGACGTGAATTTCGACAAATTAAAAACAACTGCTTTTCACGAATACGATGATTTGGATGAGAGGATAGCAAACGGAGATGATTAG
- the LOC126914404 gene encoding orexin receptor type 2-like isoform X1: MHPLELVIVGWLASVISTLVDAIDYLDDYSAMDYTDESDIDYNATNCTNSYCISNEEYVDRMINYIFPKFWDWVLIASHSVVFVVGLVGNALVCIAVYRNHSMRTVTNYFIVNLAVADFLVLLLCLPFTVLWDITETWFLGLTLCKAVPYLQTVSVTVSILTLTFISIDRWYAICFPLRFKSTTGRAKSAIIGIWAAALLFDIPDLVVLHTVPPTHIKIKTVLFTQCDISWSQRSQVAFTIVKLIFLYTGPLIFMSVAYWQIVKVLWRSNIPGHNLPSRASQMSQIPSTGGGNPEVQLRSRRKAAKMLVTVVITFAICYFPVHLLSVLRYTTTLPSNKWINAISLIAHGLCYFNSAVNPLIYNFMSGKFRKAFRRTFRCARENGSRIQRGYLASTSNFPRIKSRTTTIRTTFKNNNNLQRNTEIIPLSAITTIQQNEKHE; this comes from the exons atgcatcCTCTTGAGTTAGTGATCGTGGGATGGCTGGCATCGGTGATATCCACGTTGGTCGATGCCATCGATTATTTGGACGACTACTCAGCGATGGATTACACCGACGAATCGGACATCGATTACAATGCCACGAATTGTACCAATAGTTATTGTATCTCAAACGAAGAGTACGTGGATCGtatgataaattatatattcCCCAAGTTTTGGGACTGGGTGTTGATCGCGTCGCATAGCGTTGTTTTCGTGGTCGGCCTAGTCGGGAATGCGCTAGTTTGTATCGCAGTTTACAGGAACCATTCTATGAGAACGGtgacaaattattttattgtcaATTTAGCTGTGGCCGATTTCCTAGTTTTATTGCTTTGTCTTCCGTTCACCGTACTGTGGGACATCACCGAAACCTGGTTTCTAGGTTTGACCTTGTGCAAAGCCGTGCCATATCTCCAG ACAGTGTCCGTGACCGTGAGCATATTGACCCTAACTTTCATATCGATAGATCGATGGTACGCTATATGCTTTCCCCTGAGATTTAAGTCCACCACTGGACGAGCAAAAAGTGCGATCATCGGGATTTGGGCGGCAGCCCTTCTATTTG ATATTCCAGATCTCGTGGTGTTGCATACCGTCCCACCTACGCACATCAAAATAAAGACCGTTTTATTCACGCAATGCGACATATCCTGGAGTCAAAGGAGCCAGGTCGCCTTTACTATCGTCAAACTAATTTTCCTTTATACCGGACCTTTGATCTTCATGAGCGTAGCCTATTGGCAGATTGTAAAAGTCCTTTGGAGGAGCAACATTCCAGGACATAATT TACCGTCACGAGCATCCCAGATGAGCCAGATTCCATCGACCGGTGGCGGAAATCCGGAAGTGCAGCTGAGATCTCGACGAAAGGCGGCAAAAATGTTAGTCACGGTGGTCATCACATTTGCGATTTGCTATTTCCCTGTGCACTTGCTCTCCGTTTTAAG GTATACCACCACATTACCATCCAATAAATGGATAAACGCCATCAGCTTAATCGCGCATGGCCTATGCTATTTCAATAGCGCGGTTAATCCTCTGATCTACAACTTCATGAGCG GAAAATTTCGGAAGGCGTTTAGGCGTACATTTCGCTGTGCTCGAGAGAATGGTTCTCGAATACAGCGTGGATATCTTGCGAGCACATCTAATTTCCCTCGAATAAAATCTCGGACCACGACGATACGAACGACGTTTAAGAATAACAATAATCTTCAACGAAATACCGAAATTATACCTCTCAGCGCTATAACCACTATTCAGCAGAATGAAAAACACGAATGA
- the LOC126914398 gene encoding endoplasmic reticulum lectin 1 isoform X1 has translation MWKYCNVYIIIVLCTTFIVYGHDFRSFDDTVLFKINWPGKASSDLLESRTNVEPYIITTANKEQYQCLIVDNSEQEQGYNEPYNGPNPIEILSTLFKQNTCSYRVESYWSYELCHGRYARQYHEDRDGKKVKTQEYYLGTFDKLQELKLLAEYAERENIRKADIPVKKVDGINMPYIEVEMADGTVCDLTNKPRKIKVLYVCYQHGKHELFSLEEPSSCEYEVIVLSPWLCNHPDYKPQATGENEINCHPVENAPKKPRSLVAMEMESLKLRYQKVTDDKLQEVYAIFHVDKEGQDGEARVRVEIHPVGVTDKHNNIEDSLNSLADQGISPAEASPIKNFLSGKNCLHGGNGWWKYEFCYGRSVVQYHIERDGKKTIVNLGKFDKQKHLDWIAAHPHKRPKSPELRKQLSHFYSDGTICDKTGNPRQTEVKLKCVESHTASPSSVSLFLVEPKTCEYVLGVESPLICDILEYADENGFLSEKFDVNFDKLKTTAFHEYDDLDERIANGDD, from the exons atgtggaaatattgtaatgtttatattattatagtattgtGTACTACATTTATAGTATATGGACACGATTTCAGAAGTTTCGACGATACTgttctttttaaaattaattggcCGGGCAAAGCTAGCTCGGATTTATTA GAATCTAGAACAAATGTAGAACCTTATATTATAACAACTGCAAATAAGGAACAGTATCAATGCTTAATAGTTGATAATTCAGAACAAGAGCAAGGTTATAACGAACCATACAATGGGCCAAATCCAATAGAAATTTTATCAAcattatttaaacaaaatacTTGTTCTTATAGA GTTGAATCTTATTGGTCATATGAATTATGCCATGGACGATATGCACGTCAATATCATGAAGATAGAGATGGGAAGAAAGTGAAGACACAAGAATATTATTTGGGTACTTTTGATAAGTTGCAAGAGTTAAAGCTTTTAGCTGAGTatgcagaaagagaaaatattagGAAAGCAGATATACCAGTTAAAAAAGTTGATGGAATCAATATGCCATATATTGAAGTTGAAATGGCTGATGGCACAGTTTGTGACTTAACTAATAAACCACGAAAGATAAAAGTTCTTTATGTTTGTTATCAGCATGGAAAACATGAGCTGTTTTCGTTAGAAGAGCCATCTAGCTGTGAATATGAAGTTATTGTTCTTTCACCTTGGCTATGTAATCATCCTGATTACAAGCCCCAAGCTACAGGGGAAAATGAAATTAACTGTCATCCAGTTGAAAATGCACCAAAGAAGCCAAGATCTCTTGTTGCGATGGAGATGGAAAGTCTGAAACTTCGATATCAGAAAGTAACG GATGACAAGCTGCAGGAAGTCTATGCAATCTTCCATGTAGATAAGGAGGGCCAG GATGGTGAAGCACGTGTTAGAGTTGAAATACATCCTGTCGGTGTTACCGATAAACATAATAATATTGAAGACTCCCTAAATTCGTTAGCAGATCAAGGTATTAGTCCTGCGGAAGCGAGTCCCATAAAAAACTTTCTAAGCGGAAAGAATTGTTTACACGGG GGCAATGGATGGTGGAAGTATGAATTTTGTTATGGACGCTCTGTAGTTCAATATCATATTGAACGCGATGGTAAAAAGACCATAGTAAATCTTGGTAAATTCGATAAGCAAAAGCATTTGGACTGGATTGCTGCACATCCACATAAAAGACCAAAGTCTCCAGAATTGCGGAAACAGCTTTCCCATTTTTATAGCGATGGTACCATTTGCGATAAAACTGGGAATCCAAGACAAACAGaa GTGAAATTAAAATGTGTTGAAAGTCATACGGCCAGTCCATCGagtgtttctctttttctagtCGAACCGAAAACATGTGAGTACGTTTTAGGTGTGGAATCGCCATTGATCTGTGATATTTTAGAATACGCCGATGAAAATGGATTTCTCAGTGAAAAATTTGACGTGAATTTCGACAAATTAAAAACAACTGCTTTTCACGAATACGATGATTTGGATGAGAGGATAGCAAACGGAGATGATTAG